The Streptomyces kanamyceticus DNA segment TACTTCCCGTACCGCACGCCAGGTCGAGCACGCGCGGCGCGGGGCCGACGACGGCCTCGACCATGTCGAGCATGATCTGGAACCGCTCCTCACGGTCGGGCAGATACCACTGCTGCTGCCGGTCCCAACTGTCCTGCCAGGCGCCCCAGTTGGTCCCCGCCTCGGCGCCGGTCTCAGTTCCGGTCCCCGTTCCAGCCATCAGAACCCCTCCGCTTCGTAATACCCTGGTACCGCCATCGGTCATTACCGGCCGACGACTCGACGATAGCCCGCGCCCGTAAGGACTACAAGTGGAACTGGCCCATTACTCAGACTTCGCCGTACGCCTGGTCAACAGTGAGGAGCCGGGCCGCGACAAGGACATGCTGACCTCCGTCGAGGTCATCAAGGAGCTGTTCGGGCCGAGCACGCAGATGGCCCGCCGCGCCACGGACTCCGACCTCACGCGCTTCCGTTCGGTGCGGGCCAGGCTCAGGGCAGTCTTCGAGGCGGCCGACGAGGGCGACGAGACGCTCGCCGTCGACCTGCTGAACTCGCTGCTCCTGGAGTTCCCGGTCAGCCCGCAGATCTCGGGCCACGACCACCGGGACGAGGACGGCCGCCCGCTGTGGCACATGCACCTGGCGGACCACTCGTCGAACGCGACCGCGGGGTACGCCGCGATCGCCGCGATGGGCCTCGCCTTCCACCTCACCGAGCACGGCGTGGACCGCTTCGGCCTGTGCGAGGCGGCGCCGTGCCGCAACGCCTACCTCGACACCTCGACGAACCGCTCCCGGCGCTACTGCTCGGACCGCTGCGCGACCCGCGCCAACGTCGCCGCCTACCGCGCCCGCAAGCGCTTGGAGACGGAGCGGTCGGCCGGTACGGGCCGCGCGGCGGACAGCGCCCAGCGCACCGCCGCGAACGGCGAACGCCGCCCCGGCGCGGGCGGGCGGTAGCGGAACCGCACCTTCCCCAGGACGAGGTCCTCGGGAACGACTCCGTAGTCCGTGCTGTCGCCGCCCGCGAACGCGTTGTCGCCGAGCACCCACCAGCCGCCGTCACGGCGCTCGGTGGCGCGCTTGACGACCAACAGGTCCTGCTGGAACGGATGGCGCAGCACCACCACGTCCCCCGGGCGCACGCGCGCGCCCCAGTGCACGAGCAGCCGGTCCCCGTGGCGCAGCGTGGGCACCATCGAAGGCC contains these protein-coding regions:
- the sodX gene encoding nickel-type superoxide dismutase maturation protease yields the protein MPELSQETERGRAVLPFGAAEVTGPSMVPTLRHGDRLLVHWGARVRPGDVVVLRHPFQQDLLVVKRATERRDGGWWVLGDNAFAGGDSTDYGVVPEDLVLGKVRFRYRPPAPGRRSPFAAVRWALSAARPVPADRSVSKRLRAR
- a CDS encoding CGNR zinc finger domain-containing protein, with the protein product MELAHYSDFAVRLVNSEEPGRDKDMLTSVEVIKELFGPSTQMARRATDSDLTRFRSVRARLRAVFEAADEGDETLAVDLLNSLLLEFPVSPQISGHDHRDEDGRPLWHMHLADHSSNATAGYAAIAAMGLAFHLTEHGVDRFGLCEAAPCRNAYLDTSTNRSRRYCSDRCATRANVAAYRARKRLETERSAGTGRAADSAQRTAANGERRPGAGGR